Part of the Zea mays cultivar B73 chromosome 4, Zm-B73-REFERENCE-NAM-5.0, whole genome shotgun sequence genome is shown below.
GTGGATGAAGGGCGGACGTGAGATGGCCGACAAAGCCATTAAAAAGAGTGAGAAAGAATCTCACGACGCTCGCAAGGAAGCTAAACAAGCTGAAGAGGCTGTCGAGCGCACCATGATTATAGGTACTTATATTTAAAACATTTTTGCCTTGTTGTTCGTTTTTACCTTCGCAACTCATCATCATATACTTATTACAATCGGCCTCTCTCCGCCAATGGATCCATACAACCCCGAAGTTGATCCAGTTATGAAAGAAGCTCTAGATGTTATGCAAATTGCAAACgaagttgttgacgaagtcgtcgacaaaCTTCTACATGAAGCCGCTGAAAGAATCCTGAAGGAAGACTAGATTTTTGTTTTACTAGGAAATGTAATATTTGTGTATGAGTCAAATATCAAGTATTTtatatgtatattaatgtaatatatttctttgtgatgcatgaaatttgtgtacataccatttttgagccttcggcaaaaaaacaccttcccttcttttcatgcttcgcaaagaaaagATCACACCTTCTATGCCACAACTTTTGTATGATATCATTGTCCACAAAGATTTCCTTGGTGAGTAAAATTTTATCTGCCGAAGGTATACTTTGTGCTTCAGCACGTTGTTCCATAATCCATCAAATGTTTTGGGAGAAACATCTTTTCTTCTTCATAGTTTTGTTgtcgatgcgatatgatgtatgatgtaatgctatgcaaaatgatgtgatggtatgatgcagtatgatgtttatgccgaagatgaACACCCACTCGAAAACACAACCAGACTCTgtattcccttagaaacgacttcggagtctcttcaccttttacttaggtggtattttagctccgcatccccttaggaacgactttggagctaagctctgcatccccttaggaacgactttggagcttcttcacctctgatttaggtggtatttaagctctgcatccccttaggaacgactttggagcttcttcacgtttgatttaggtggtattttggctctgcattcccttaggaatgacttttgagcttcggaatttactctgcgctcccttaggaacggctttgtagctttggaacttactctgtgctcccttaggaacggctttggaGCTTCGGAACATGATGTtgtcacactcgatggtgtaaagaCAATATCATTATATCAAGTTGAAAATTCATCCTTCTTGTGTTGTTTTCCTTTCAAGAAAATGAAAAATACAGAAAATGTTAAGATACATCAGATCATCAAATTCCTTGGCTAAGCCACTGTAGCCCttttcagtaaatatgcttcgactcaggcacagtgttgttgactgtacaagcttcggattcctcccgaaGGTCGCGTTGTTGCTGAGTATGACTGCGCCCTTCCGACTGTTGATTGTGgatcagtggtggtggtggtggcaactgggaCCAAGAAGCTCGGGAATGGCttaccgaagcaacagaagtcgtGGGTTGTTGATTGCCCACGTATACTGGGATGTATGGGGAGTAacacgaagcagtgtggaggACTTGCTTCGACTGACTCTGTCTCGCCTCTGCTTCGGTAATTTCCTTCTTCTTCTGAATTGTGACctggcatgtccttgttgtgtgACCCTTGTCCTCGCCGCAAAAAAGACAGTACAGTTTCCTAGGTTGGTTGCCAAACCTTCCTCCACTGaaacttcttcctcctctgccccTCGGAGCCAGTGGTCTGAAAGAAGTCATGCTTGAAGACTGAGAATTTTTATGACTATGCTGAGCATTGCTGGCCCTTTCATCATTGGCATTGGAGTTATGAATGGACCGGACATGCCTAGGATGaagcctccctccgaagcccctagtcatctcggaAAACCtataggcctcctcccttctttggcgaaaatcattgtcggcccggatatactcatccatcttctgaagcagcttctccagtgtttgtggaggcttcctagcaaaatactgaGTTGTGGGTCCTAGcctaagtcccttgatcatggcctcaatgacaatttcattggacaCTGTGGGTGCTTGTGCTCTTAGTCGTAGGAACTTTCGgatatacgcctgaaggtatacttcctggtcttgtgtgcattgaaacaaTGCCTGGGTAGTAACCGGTTTCGTCTGGAAACCCTGGAAGCTGgtaaccagcatatccttaagcttctgccatgatgtgattgttcctggccaaagagaggagtaccatatctgggccacatttcggactgccatgacgaaggactttgccatgaccgcaGTGTTACCTCCATATGagaatattgttgcctcatagctcattaagaattgctttgggtccgaatgcccatcatacacggGCAACTGGGGTGGCTATGGTATTGTGGCCATGTGATAGCCTGTAGTTCTTccgccagaggagaagcatcatcaaaggtaaagttAGCATGGTGGAAGTCATCGTTCCactcatcttcgttgaatgagctctcttgacgaagctctctgtgttgaggccttcggtcctagtcatcttgagtaagatgacacattttttcagcagcttcgtcaatcttcttctgaagatcggccagtcaggccatcttctccttcttcctttgcacttgctgatggatgatctcTAAGTCCCTGATTTCTTGATCGATTTGCTCCTCTTGTAGAGTTGGGCTGGTACTTCCTCTTTTGGTTTCTGGCCTCTCGCAGGGAGAGGGCAtcttgatttgtgtccagtggttgcagagcagcCCTTGGCACCGTTGTCCTCTTCGGCGGCATGTCGAAGATAGATGATCTTCCGAAggatgtggaagtgagttcaccggaggtgggcgccaatgttggtcacttgttctcagatgttatagattaagaacaaggcaacacaattgtcaatggttaaagacattcgtccttcaaagcattatttcctctcggataaaatgatctttagacgaaggtcatgaaggacacaccttcataatTTTATCATATATACATGAACATTAATAAGAAAATGATGAAATACAGATGAATGAAGATAGTAATTGTTATATATCAATGATTCATTTGTTATTATCTTCgtcaaacatgaataaacattaacaatattcatattacaatgataccttcggcttggcagaagATAACGATGTGAGAAAGGCGCGAGAGTGAATGCAATGTCGCGTGAACAGTAAGGTGTTACTGTtcccctatttataggcacgggacacaacctggacaaaattacattcatgtccctgatatttactcttaatcataatgtgattaatcaaggactaagtaagtgtttcccctttaggtcggtttcgtccttgatcttcatcatcatactaagccgaagctcctCCAGCCATAGCTTCAGCGTCCATCCATATCACCTTCAGGTTGTATCTTCATATCGCGCATGCCTTTGCCATGAGGGAAAACCTTCATCCCGAAGCTGAAGTCTCCTATAATAGTCCATATCATATTGAAAACATATGATTagtcacgttttttaggaccttcggaagatgaaggcccccaacaaatttaatttcatgttgctttcaatatgaatatgaatatatatatatatttgtttctgtgtgtaaatatatgtaaaattcaaatttgaaaaagGGCGAAAAAACTACCACTGGCAGCCTAATAAAGAAAACCGTAAGTAGAAATGTCGTTTTCACTGGTGGTTAGTTAAGAAAACTTCTAGTGAAAAGTTTATTTCCACTAGCAACCTAATAAATAAAACCGCTAGTGGAAAGTTTATTTTCACTGGTGGTTGTATTAAGAAAACCGCCCGTGAAAATATCATTTCCACTGGGGGTTCCAAAATAACTGAAGTGGAAATGTCGATTTTCACTGGCacctagcactggcggcactgaaaaatACCAGTGAAAATATCTTTAGAACTGTTattatagagcttctgtgtactagtgttgTTGACATCTGCAGTTCTCCTTACAGAACTAACAAGGAGGCTACTTCTTGAATCTCAGGACCCTACATGTTTCCCTCATGTCTCTTGACCATTGAATAGCTCCCTCATGACATCATCATCAGCTGAGGAAGGACTCATGAAGCAACCTAGATAAACTTTTCGGTGGTCATCCTCGAAACTAAAGGCACCAATTTAAAAAAACCCTTTCTATAAATATCTCCGTATGTTCACAAGAGCTGGCGCCAAGTGATTGCTGAATGCTTATATTAAGCATGGAGACAATAGAACAGAATACCGATTCAATTATTCAACTATACCGAGTCCCTACTATGACACCTGCAAGGACCACGGCGCACCAAAATTTGGCCCAGAAATATTAGATTCATAATCACATTGCCTTCATTGTAGCAAACATTGAGATTCATTGCCTTGCAGCTTGCCAACTAGACACATCAATAACTATTACTCAAATGTCATGAACCATTTTTTTATTGAAACCGACACCATCTCCTATACATATTTTTTTAGATTTACCCAGGGCAATTATATATTTATAATATCCATAACCCTAACCTTACCAACAGGCCATCAGTTTTAATCCGGACATCTAGATAGCAAATTAGCGAAATATGCTCTAGTCTAAGCAGGAGCTTTAAGCAAGAAGTTTATATAGGTAAACATAGGCGGGCGGTATTCTACATGGATGTAATGAAACTTCAAGAATGTATTTGCTCATTCGCAACTTTGTTATCTTGTTTCCGTCATATTGCAAATGCTGGAAAAGAGAGGAGAAAATTAAGTAAAGCTAGCATCAATTAGTTTctgcaaaccccccccccccccccacccacaCACCCACCCACCCACAAATGGACGTCATTTGATGATGTAACCCTTATCAAACAACAGATGATAGAGTTAATTGAACCTATATAACAAGGGAAAATATGTTGTTATCACATTTAATATTTCACTGGAAAAACTGGATCCAGTGTTTTGTAACATTTGTTATGAACAGATCTTCTATAGGATAATAGTCCCATGGGGGCAATATACCTGTACATGAGTGCGTAAAAAGGGCTTTACTGATGTAAACATGAAAAAGTATAATCCTAATACCATTAAGTCAAAATTAGGCCACTCCTGTACACAGAAACAATCACGTACCAAGCCAGTAAAGATGGCTCCACCATGTGAGAAACAATGGTCCTTTGCATTGAATCTCCCAACTACCGATATGAACATCTCACCAAAGAAGCGCATGGGCTTGTCCCTTGCCAGCTTGCCATTTGTGATAGCTGAGACCACGATGCAAACCCTCACAAATCCTACCACACACGTGCCCTATAAATACTCGAGCACTGACACAAACCATCACCACAGACAACTCAGATCGTTTCTAATCATTCCATCTCAAAGACAGGAGTTCGTCTCCTTGTTAGGCAAAGACCGGTAGCAAAATGATCAGCTCCAAGAAGCTAGCTCAGTTGTCCAAGAAGATGCAGGGAATGGGTGCAGTTGGGCGAAGAAGGGTCACAGTAGTGAGAAAGGAAATCAACCCATCTTGCAGCAGCATAGTTGCAGGGAAGGGCAACTGCATCGTCTACTCTTCTGATGGGAAGCGGTTTGAGATCCCCCTTTCTTACCTCCACACGGCAGTGTTTGTAGAGCTCCTGAAGCTGTCGCAGGAAGAGTTTGGGTTCACAAGTGATGGGAGGATCACACTGCCTTGCGATAAAGCAGTGATGGAGTATGTGATGTGTTTGCTAAGGAGAGAAGCCTCTGAGGATGTTGAGAAGGCGCTCCTCAGTTCCATAGTGATGTCTTGCCACCACACAAACAGGATGGTGCAACCACCAAGTGGAGTGAACCACCACTTCGCTGTGTGCAGCTCCTGAAGATGAAGATATCCATGGCTTGGAGCTTGTTTCAGCACTTCCCTGTGTGCAGCTCCTGAAGATGAAGATATCCATGTCCTGGAGCTTGTTTCCCTTCTTTTTTTCGCTTCCATCTTTTTTCCCAGAAGTACCTTGGAGCACGGTTTTTGTGCGATGTTTTTCCAATGGTACACTGAGGATGTACAGATGGATGCGTGATTAGAAAAGAAGGAATCAAGATTGCCACTGAGACAATAAAGTAGTGTTGATTTAGAACCTACCGAAGAAGATACCATGATGTTTGCACTGTAAAACCAGAGCTGCCAAATGGTCTAGTACTGTAGCGAATAGCATCTTTCCTTTTTCCTTAGACTGACTTCAGCGGTTCCctctaaatttctccccctatatcccactcacgtgccacgtcagcgttctctctccccctatatctccacgctctacagcggttccccctatatcAAACCTCTATACCCCACTACACCAATATTATATACTTTTATCATCAACTAACTCAACTACCATCCAATATtagttttatttttatttattttatgcaCAGTACGCGGCCGTAACTTGGTCCATAATTAATTAGCAAACTTCATGATTAGTATTAAAACTTCACAATTAATCCTCATGTCAGGTATGTATGACCAACCTAT
Proteins encoded:
- the LOC100285599 gene encoding auxin-responsive protein SAUR36; translation: MISSKKLAQLSKKMQGMGAVGRRRVTVVRKEINPSCSSIVAGKGNCIVYSSDGKRFEIPLSYLHTAVFVELLKLSQEEFGFTSDGRITLPCDKAVMEYVMCLLRREASEDVEKALLSSIVMSCHHTNRMVQPPSGVNHHFAVCSS